One window from the genome of Deinococcus sp. NW-56 encodes:
- a CDS encoding MerR family transcriptional regulator, with protein MKLRIGELARHSGVTVRTLRHYDQIGLLCPGERTDGDHRLYSEGEVRTLHQIQTLRTLGLSLDQIRGALHDPVHDPAAVLAAHIRLLEERLEREQTLLERLRRLDPRGASWAELLEVIRMNEKVEKMLDVARQVGEQPKFDDEQMKYLEQRREVVGEARIKEVEAEWPRLMAEVLREMEAGTHASDPRVLDLARRWQGLVAEFTGGRPDIGGTLNESYQAHLTPEMQAMWSYIGEAMGHLK; from the coding sequence GTGAAACTCAGAATCGGTGAACTCGCCCGGCACAGCGGTGTCACGGTGCGGACCCTGCGCCACTACGACCAGATCGGCCTGCTCTGCCCCGGCGAGCGCACCGACGGCGACCACCGCCTCTACTCCGAGGGCGAGGTGCGGACCCTGCACCAGATTCAGACCCTGCGCACGCTGGGGCTCTCGCTGGACCAGATTCGCGGGGCACTGCACGACCCGGTCCATGATCCCGCCGCCGTTCTCGCCGCCCATATCCGCCTGCTGGAGGAGCGGCTGGAGCGCGAGCAGACGCTGCTGGAGCGTCTACGGCGGCTGGACCCGCGCGGGGCGAGCTGGGCCGAACTTCTGGAGGTGATTCGAATGAACGAGAAGGTGGAGAAGATGCTGGACGTGGCCCGTCAGGTGGGCGAGCAGCCTAAATTTGACGACGAGCAGATGAAATACCTGGAGCAGCGGCGCGAGGTTGTCGGCGAGGCCCGCATCAAGGAAGTCGAGGCCGAGTGGCCCCGCCTCATGGCCGAGGTGCTGCGCGAGATGGAAGCGGGGACCCACGCGTCGGACCCGCGTGTCCTCGACCTCGCCCGGCGCTGGCAGGGACTGGTGGCCGAGTTCACCGGGGGCCGCCCGGACATCGGTGGAACACTGAACGAGTCCTATCAGGCCCACCTGACGCCGGAGATGCAGGCGATGTGGAGCTACATCGGGGAGGCGATGGGGCACCTGAAGTGA
- a CDS encoding saccharopine dehydrogenase family protein: protein MSKVMIIGAGGVGNVVAKKCAQNDSVFTEVLLASRTVSKCDKIVAEIHEHFPQSRTKFTTAAVDADNVPELAAMIREFGPELVINVALPYQDLTIMDACLETGVHYLDTANYEPRDVAKFEYSWQWAYRERFEQAGLMALLGCGFDPGATNVFTAYHAKHHFSEIHYLDIVDCNNGNHGKAFATNFNPEINIREITANGRYWENGEWVETAPLEISQDIYYPKVATRKSYVLYHEELESLVQNFPTIKRARFWMTFGEAYIKHLSVLEGIGMTSIEPINFRGMQIAPIEFLKAVLPAPESLAEGYTGQTCIGVQAKGLGKDGQPNVHFIYNVKDHAECYREVQAQGVSYTTGVPAMIGAMLMLQGTWMKPGVYNVEEFDPDPFIAAMNEWGLPVDELAGIELVKD from the coding sequence ATGAGCAAGGTCATGATTATCGGCGCGGGTGGCGTGGGCAACGTGGTCGCCAAGAAGTGCGCCCAGAACGACAGCGTGTTCACCGAGGTGCTGCTCGCCAGCCGCACGGTGAGCAAGTGCGACAAGATCGTGGCGGAAATCCACGAGCACTTCCCCCAGAGCCGGACGAAGTTCACCACGGCAGCGGTGGACGCCGACAACGTGCCCGAACTCGCCGCCATGATCCGCGAGTTTGGCCCCGAGCTCGTGATCAACGTGGCGCTGCCCTACCAGGACCTCACGATCATGGACGCCTGCCTGGAGACGGGCGTGCATTACCTCGACACCGCCAACTACGAGCCGCGTGACGTGGCGAAGTTCGAGTACTCGTGGCAGTGGGCCTACCGCGAGCGCTTCGAGCAGGCCGGGCTGATGGCGCTGCTGGGCTGCGGGTTCGACCCCGGCGCGACCAACGTGTTTACCGCCTACCACGCCAAGCACCACTTCTCCGAGATTCACTACCTCGACATTGTGGACTGCAACAACGGTAACCACGGCAAGGCGTTCGCCACCAACTTCAACCCGGAGATCAACATCCGCGAGATCACAGCGAATGGCCGCTACTGGGAAAACGGCGAGTGGGTGGAAACCGCGCCGCTGGAGATCAGCCAGGACATCTACTACCCCAAGGTGGCGACCCGCAAGAGCTACGTGCTGTACCACGAGGAACTCGAGTCGCTGGTCCAGAACTTCCCGACCATCAAGCGGGCGCGGTTCTGGATGACCTTCGGCGAGGCGTACATCAAGCACCTGAGCGTGCTGGAGGGCATCGGCATGACCTCCATCGAGCCGATCAACTTCCGGGGCATGCAGATTGCCCCCATCGAGTTCCTCAAGGCCGTGCTGCCCGCGCCCGAGTCGCTGGCGGAAGGCTACACCGGGCAGACCTGCATCGGCGTGCAGGCCAAGGGGCTGGGCAAGGATGGCCAGCCGAACGTCCACTTCATCTACAACGTGAAGGACCACGCCGAGTGCTACCGCGAAGTGCAGGCGCAGGGCGTGTCTTACACGACGGGCGTGCCCGCCATGATCGGCGCGATGCTGATGCTTCAGGGAACGTGGATGAAGCCCGGCGTCTACAACGTCGAGGAGTTCGACCCCGATCCCTTCATCGCCGCGATGAACGAGTGGGGCCTGCCGGTGGACGAACTGGCGGGGATTGAACTCGTCAAAGACTGA
- a CDS encoding DUF1572 family protein: protein MTTAVADLYLSDVRSRMRGVKTLGDGALAQLQSGEWHTALSEGGNSAAVLVQHMAGNMHSRWGGLRGGYAPGMEGETPGRHRDAEFEEGNRAGDELRQLWEDGWTVFLDALDHLRPADLTGTLTIRGEPHTVLEAIQRQVAHYSGHVYQLVLLVKTLRGADWQTLSIPRGGSTAYNARLEAEHR from the coding sequence ATGACCACTGCTGTGGCGGACCTCTACCTCTCTGACGTGCGGTCACGGATGCGTGGCGTCAAGACGCTGGGGGACGGGGCGCTCGCGCAACTTCAGTCCGGCGAGTGGCACACGGCGCTTTCGGAAGGGGGCAATTCTGCGGCCGTCCTCGTGCAGCACATGGCGGGCAACATGCACTCGCGCTGGGGCGGCCTGCGCGGGGGGTACGCGCCGGGCATGGAGGGGGAGACGCCGGGCCGCCACCGCGACGCCGAGTTTGAGGAGGGCAACCGAGCCGGGGACGAACTGCGCCAACTCTGGGAAGACGGCTGGACCGTCTTTCTGGACGCGCTGGACCACCTGCGGCCCGCCGACCTGACGGGCACGCTGACCATCCGGGGGGAGCCGCACACCGTGCTGGAGGCAATTCAGCGGCAGGTGGCCCACTACAGCGGACACGTCTATCAACTCGTGCTGCTGGTCAAGACCCTGCGGGGCGCGGACTGGCAGACCCTCAGCATTCCGCGTGGCGGGTCGACGGCCTATAACGCGCGGCTGGAGGCCGAACACCGCTGA
- the aroA gene encoding 3-phosphoshikimate 1-carboxyvinyltransferase has product MSGDGLPERFDVIVHPARELRGEVRAQPSKNYTTRYLLAAALAEGETRVVGAATSEDAEALLACLRDWGAGVERVGGDVTVRGFGAHPRPGVTLNPGNAGAVARFLMGVAGLTTGTTFVTDHPDSLGRRPQSDLLAALERLGARVTSEGGRLPITISGPVRGGAVEVSAERSSQYASALMFLAPLLPEGLDLHLAGEIKSHAPLRQTLDTLAAFGIQATASGDLRRVSIPGGQAYRAGRVPVPGDYPGSAALLAAAAVLPGEVTVTNLREHDLQGEREALAVLREMGAEVVREGDRVTVRGGRPLRAVTRDGDGFTDAVQALTAAAALADGTTTWENVATLRLKECDRISDTRRELERLGLTASETGGSLSVTGTGRIAGGLTADGHGDHRMIMLLTVLGLRADAPIRISGAHHIRKSYPEFFRHLEGLGARFQYVEATRD; this is encoded by the coding sequence ATGAGTGGTGACGGCCTGCCCGAACGGTTTGACGTGATCGTCCACCCCGCCCGCGAACTGCGCGGCGAGGTGCGGGCGCAACCCAGCAAGAACTACACGACCCGGTATCTGCTCGCGGCGGCGCTGGCCGAGGGGGAGACGCGGGTGGTGGGGGCTGCCACCAGCGAGGACGCGGAGGCGCTGCTGGCCTGCCTGCGCGACTGGGGCGCGGGGGTCGAGCGGGTGGGGGGAGACGTGACCGTGCGCGGCTTCGGGGCACATCCACGGCCCGGCGTGACCCTCAACCCCGGCAACGCGGGCGCGGTGGCCCGCTTTCTGATGGGGGTGGCTGGGCTGACCACGGGCACCACCTTCGTCACCGACCACCCCGACTCGCTGGGACGGCGGCCCCAGAGCGACCTCCTCGCGGCGCTGGAGCGGCTGGGAGCACGGGTGACGAGCGAGGGCGGACGCCTCCCGATCACGATTTCCGGCCCGGTGCGCGGCGGCGCGGTGGAGGTGAGCGCCGAACGCTCCAGCCAGTACGCCTCCGCGCTGATGTTCCTAGCACCGCTGTTGCCGGAGGGGCTGGACTTGCACCTCGCAGGCGAGATCAAGAGCCATGCCCCGCTGCGGCAGACGCTGGACACGCTGGCGGCCTTCGGGATTCAGGCGACGGCCTCGGGCGATCTGCGCCGCGTGTCCATTCCCGGCGGGCAGGCGTACCGGGCGGGGCGCGTGCCCGTGCCGGGGGACTATCCGGGGAGTGCGGCCCTCCTCGCCGCCGCCGCCGTGCTGCCGGGCGAGGTGACGGTCACCAACCTGCGTGAGCATGACCTTCAGGGCGAACGCGAGGCTTTGGCCGTGCTGCGCGAGATGGGCGCGGAGGTTGTGCGCGAGGGCGACCGGGTGACGGTGCGCGGCGGACGGCCCCTGCGGGCGGTGACCCGCGACGGCGACGGTTTCACGGACGCGGTGCAGGCTCTCACCGCCGCCGCCGCCCTTGCCGACGGCACGACCACCTGGGAGAACGTGGCGACCCTGCGGCTCAAGGAATGCGACCGCATCAGCGACACCCGCCGCGAGCTGGAGCGGCTGGGGCTGACGGCGAGCGAGACGGGGGGCAGCCTTAGCGTGACGGGCACGGGGCGAATTGCCGGGGGCCTCACCGCCGACGGGCACGGCGATCACCGGATGATCATGCTGCTGACCGTGCTGGGCCTCCGGGCCGACGCCCCCATTCGCATCAGCGGGGCGCACCACATCCGCAAGAGCTATCCGGAATTTTTCCGACATCTGGAGGGGCTGGGGGCACGCTTCCAGTATGTGGAGGCCACGCGGGATTGA
- a CDS encoding sorbosone dehydrogenase family protein, with the protein MRKRLLMAGMLALAGMAGAQAPTLKAPDGFKVTVYADGFQQPRFMAVAPNGDVFLSDSRAGRVVVLPDRDRNGRADRQIVFASGLNRPHGLAFHNGFLYVANTDGVVRFRYASGQTKASGAAQRVVSLPANGGHWTRTVEFGPDGRMYVSVGSNCNVCEETDDRRAAVWVYDADGKNGKPYATGLRNAVGLEWFGGALYATNNGRDMLGDDLPPEGFYKLRAGGFYGWPYCYTVRAGQAQVWDKDFGQKSAAVCKSATPAFALTTAHSAPLGLAFYTGKTFPNTYRGQMFAALHGSWNRSEKSGYKVVTVNPQTGQVRDFLTGFLRGDEVLGRPVDPVVARDGALLVTDDGEGRVWRIQYVGR; encoded by the coding sequence ATGCGGAAACGATTGCTGATGGCGGGGATGCTGGCGCTGGCGGGCATGGCGGGCGCACAGGCCCCCACCCTCAAGGCCCCGGACGGCTTCAAGGTCACCGTGTACGCGGACGGCTTCCAGCAACCGCGTTTCATGGCGGTCGCCCCAAACGGCGACGTGTTTCTCTCGGATTCGCGGGCGGGGAGGGTCGTGGTGCTGCCCGACCGTGACCGCAACGGGCGGGCTGACCGCCAGATCGTCTTCGCGTCGGGGCTGAACCGCCCGCATGGGCTGGCCTTCCACAATGGTTTCCTGTACGTGGCGAACACGGACGGGGTGGTGCGCTTCCGGTACGCGAGCGGGCAGACGAAGGCGAGCGGGGCCGCGCAACGTGTCGTCTCGTTGCCTGCCAACGGCGGCCACTGGACCCGCACCGTGGAGTTTGGCCCCGACGGGCGGATGTACGTCTCGGTCGGCTCCAACTGCAACGTCTGCGAGGAAACCGACGACCGCCGCGCCGCCGTGTGGGTCTACGACGCCGACGGGAAGAACGGCAAACCCTACGCGACGGGCCTGCGCAACGCGGTCGGGCTGGAGTGGTTCGGCGGCGCCCTCTACGCCACCAACAATGGCCGGGACATGCTGGGCGACGACCTTCCGCCTGAGGGTTTCTACAAGCTGAGGGCAGGCGGCTTCTACGGCTGGCCCTACTGCTACACGGTGAGGGCAGGGCAGGCGCAGGTCTGGGACAAGGACTTTGGGCAAAAGAGCGCGGCGGTCTGCAAGTCCGCGACCCCCGCCTTCGCCCTGACGACCGCACATTCCGCGCCGCTGGGCCTCGCCTTCTACACGGGCAAGACTTTCCCCAACACCTACCGGGGCCAGATGTTCGCCGCCCTGCACGGCTCGTGGAACCGCAGCGAGAAGAGCGGGTATAAGGTCGTCACCGTGAACCCCCAGACGGGCCAGGTGCGCGACTTCCTGACCGGCTTCCTGCGGGGTGACGAGGTGCTGGGGCGCCCGGTGGACCCGGTGGTGGCGCGGGACGGGGCGCTGCTCGTCACCGACGACGGCGAGGGGCGGGTCTGGCGGATTCAGTACGTGGGACGGTAG